From a single Anomaloglossus baeobatrachus isolate aAnoBae1 chromosome 4, aAnoBae1.hap1, whole genome shotgun sequence genomic region:
- the LOC142302936 gene encoding olfactory receptor 11L1-like codes for MQENNLTTVTVFFLLGFQGSQGLRISLFCLFFVIYCGTICGNLLIITLVSTSRNLHTPMYFFISQLSISDILVISDIVPNLLDILLNNGGTISLIECITQFYFLGASEAFECFLLTVMSYDRYVAICNPLRYSTFMTSGHCLILSIVCWMFGFSFIFIFIIKTAKLVFCGSNIIDHLFCDIVPLLELSCSDIFIIHLEIYVMAIPAIIFPSIIIVMSYTYIVVSILRIPSNTGRQKAFSTCSSHLTVVSIFYWTIFSVYAVPTKGRTITMSKILSLLYTVFTPLINPIIYSLRNKDIRKAVQDTLHKFMVS; via the coding sequence ATGCAGGAGAACAATCTGACTACAGTCACTGTGTTTTTCCTTTTAGGATTTCAAGGCAGTCAAGGTCTAAGAATTTCACTGTTTTGTCTTTTCTTTGTGATTTATTGTGGGACAATATGTGGAAACCTCCTGATCATCACTTTGGTGTCCACCAGCAGAAACCTTCACACCCCGATGTACTTCTTCATCTCACAACTGTCCATCAGTGACATCTTGGTAATTTCAGACATTGTTCCCAATTTGCTCGACATCCTACTGAATAATGGAGGAACCATTTCTCTTATTGAATGTATCACTCAGTTTTATTTTTTAGGCGCTTCTGAAGCATTTGAATGTTTTCTTCTCACTGTGATGTCTTATGACCGGTATGTGGCCATCTGTAATCCCCTCCGCTACTCTACCTTCATGACAAGTGGTCATTGTTTGATATTGTCTATTGTGTGTTGGATGTTTGGATtttcttttatatttatttttattataaaaacTGCTAAGCTCGTTTTTTGTGGTTCAAATATTATTGACCATTTATTCTGTGACATTGTGCCATTACTGGAACTTTCTTGTTCTGACATCTTCATTATCCACTTGGAAATATATGTTATGGCCATTCCAGCTATAATATTCCCATCTATAATCATTGTAATGTCTTATACTTATATTGTTGTATCAATCTTAAGAATCCCATCCAATACCGGTAGacagaaagccttctccacctgcagctcccacctcaccGTGGTCTCCATATTCTACTGGACAATCTTCAGTGTTTATGCTGTCCCAACAAAAGGACGAACAATTACCATGAGTAAGATCCTATCCCTGCTGTATACTGTGTTTACTCCTTTGATCAACCCTATTATATACAGTCTGAGGAATAAAGACATTAGGAAAGCCGTGCAAGATACACTTCACAAATTCATGGTGTCATAA
- the LOC142302937 gene encoding olfactory receptor 6N1-like, with amino-acid sequence MAADVPVVPSVEQQGNNQTAITDFFLLGFQGSQAVRIFLFSFFLVVYCGTIFGNLLIITLVSTCKNLHTPMYVFISQLSVNDIFLSTYITPNMLHILLNNGGTITFAGCICQFYFFSTAEASECFLLTVMSFDRYVAICNPLHYAAVMTAENCAKLSITCWLVGFLVILIDIFTISKLTFCGTNTIDHFFCDLLPLQEMSCSDIFILRLEIFFLSILSVIIPTIIIIFSYFNVIVTILRIPSSTGRHKAFSTCSSHLIVVSIFYWTMFSVYVFPTKVETLNISKILSLVYTVFTPLINPMIYSLRNKDIHKAIKKIIQKHKTTMIKLGAAHSG; translated from the coding sequence GGCAATAACCAGACTGCGATCACGGATTTTTTCCTTTTAGGTTTCCAGGGCAGCCAAGCTGTAAGAATTTTTTTGTTCAGCTTTTTTCTGGTGGTTTATTGTGGGACAATATTTGGGAATCTCTTGATCATCACCCTAGTGTCCACCTGCAAGAACCTCCACACCCCGATGTACGTCTTCATCTCCCAACTGTCTGTAAATGACATCTTCTTAAGTACATACATTACCCCTAACATGCTTCATATTCTACTAAATAATGGGGGAACTATTACTTTTGCTGGTTGCATTTGTCAGTTTTATTTCTTCAGCACTGCGGAAGCATCTGAATGTTTTCTTCTCACTGTGATGTCCTTCGACAGATATGTGGCCATCTGTAACCCCCTCCATTACGCTGCTGTAATGACTGCTGAAAATTGTGCAAAATTATCCATCACTTGTTGGTTGGTTGGTTTTTTAGTAATATTAATTGACATATTTACAATATCAAAGCTGACGTTTTGTGGGACAAATACCATTGACCATTTCTTCTGTGACCTTCTTCCCTTACAAGAAATGTCTTGCTCCGACATATTTATTCTTCGGTTAGAAATTTTCTTTCTTAGCATATTATCAGTTATAATACCAACAATAATAATCATTTTTTCTTATTTTAATGTTATTGTCACAATCTTGAGGATCCCATCCAGCACCGGCAGACataaagccttctccacctgcagctcccacctcattGTGGTCTCCATATTCTACTGGACCATGTTCAGTGTTTATGTGTTTCCAACAAAAGTAGAAACCTTGAACATCAGTAAGATCCTAtctctggtatatactgtgtttactCCATTGATCAATCCTATGATATACAGTCTAAGAAACAAAGATATTCATAAAGCTATAAAAAAGATAATTCAAAAACATAAAACTACAATGATCAAGCTTGGTGCTGCCCACTCCGGTTAG